From one Stieleria sp. JC731 genomic stretch:
- a CDS encoding YicC/YloC family endoribonuclease: protein MTSASAAQVVENSDRELSDGSRAYAVCSMTGQGRAAGDSSLGTITIELRSVNHRGFKSSIRSPEAITPLESRIESELRRHLHRGAVNVSISVERHGSQTPVQINPAVLADYLRQCQQAINDSGVSGEHVTISTASLVSLPGVLSGDQGQKDDDALWQQVSLVVSSAAANLTAMRQTEGQAMAETLVADCETIRQHVDSIASLAPQVADQYRSRLETKVNRLLADFDAEVGPTDLLREVQVYADRTDISEEITRLGSHLTLFEAVLRGENENAKSSQKRNQNGNRDEPAGRRLDFITQEMFRETNTIGSKANHAGISALVVEIKCAIERMRELVQNLE from the coding sequence ATGACATCTGCCTCTGCTGCCCAAGTCGTCGAAAACTCCGATCGCGAACTTTCCGACGGCTCGCGCGCCTATGCAGTCTGCAGCATGACCGGCCAAGGCCGCGCCGCAGGCGATTCGTCACTGGGAACCATCACGATCGAACTCCGTTCGGTGAACCATCGCGGTTTTAAGTCCAGCATTCGCAGCCCCGAGGCGATCACCCCGCTGGAATCACGGATCGAATCCGAACTCCGCCGACACCTTCACCGTGGTGCCGTCAACGTCAGCATTTCGGTCGAACGACACGGCAGCCAGACGCCGGTTCAGATCAACCCCGCCGTCCTAGCTGACTACCTTCGGCAGTGCCAACAGGCGATCAACGACAGCGGCGTCTCCGGCGAACACGTCACCATCAGCACCGCGTCATTGGTTTCCCTTCCCGGTGTTCTTTCCGGGGACCAGGGCCAAAAAGACGACGACGCCCTTTGGCAACAAGTCAGCCTCGTTGTGTCATCAGCGGCTGCGAATCTGACCGCCATGCGACAAACCGAAGGTCAGGCGATGGCGGAAACACTGGTAGCCGACTGCGAGACCATTCGGCAGCACGTCGACTCGATCGCTTCGCTCGCACCGCAAGTCGCCGATCAATACCGCTCGCGGTTGGAAACGAAAGTCAATCGCCTGCTCGCTGACTTTGATGCCGAAGTCGGCCCGACCGATCTTCTGCGTGAAGTCCAGGTGTATGCCGACCGGACCGACATCAGCGAAGAAATCACACGACTGGGAAGCCACTTGACCCTGTTTGAAGCGGTCCTCCGTGGCGAAAACGAGAACGCCAAGTCAAGCCAGAAGCGAAACCAGAACGGCAACCGCGACGAACCCGCCGGGCGAAGACTGGACTTCATCACCCAAGAGATGTTTCGCGAAACCAATACCATCGGTTCCAAAGCGAATCACGCCGGGATTTCGGCACTCGTCGTCGAAATCAAATGTGCGATCGAACGGATGCGAGAGCTGGTTCAAAACTTGGAATAG
- the gmk gene encoding guanylate kinase gives MSESNAAKLIIISGPSGAGKSTVTKRLLAECELPLRMSVSATTRKPRPGEIPGKAYHFVSQDEFDQLRSDNAFLECKEVFGRGHWYGTLRSEVTNGIRAGQWVILEIDVQGALEVMQHSDLDAISLFIHPGSMEELERRLRDRGTESEKAIQSRLETAADEMRFLHEYQYEIINGAVDAAVAQVCRILKDHQENQVCSKN, from the coding sequence ATGAGTGAATCGAACGCCGCAAAGTTAATCATCATTTCCGGGCCCAGCGGCGCCGGTAAATCGACGGTGACAAAACGGTTGCTGGCCGAGTGCGAACTTCCGCTACGGATGAGTGTCTCTGCGACCACCCGAAAGCCTCGCCCTGGTGAAATCCCCGGAAAGGCCTATCATTTCGTTTCGCAAGACGAATTTGATCAACTGCGCAGCGACAATGCGTTCCTAGAATGCAAAGAAGTGTTCGGACGCGGACACTGGTACGGAACACTGCGTAGCGAAGTCACCAACGGCATTCGGGCAGGACAATGGGTCATCCTGGAAATCGATGTCCAAGGTGCCTTGGAAGTGATGCAACATTCCGATCTGGATGCCATTTCGCTGTTCATCCATCCCGGTTCGATGGAAGAACTCGAACGACGACTGCGTGACCGGGGAACCGAAAGCGAAAAAGCGATTCAAAGTCGCTTGGAAACCGCCGCCGATGAGATGCGGTTCCTACACGAATACCAATACGAAATTATCAATGGGGCGGTCGATGCGGCCGTCGCCCAAGTTTGCCGAATTCTTAAAGACCACCAGGAGAACCAGGTATGCTCGAAGAACTGA
- a CDS encoding DNA-directed RNA polymerase subunit omega: protein MLEELKDEETVNKVGGRFKLSTLIQKRLVQLNQGSRALVSVDTHDKMSIVLKEILQDKIFLNTDNEVEQVTELDLDATIAAAEAPDLDAADL from the coding sequence ATGCTCGAAGAACTGAAAGACGAAGAAACCGTCAACAAGGTTGGCGGACGATTCAAACTGAGCACGCTGATCCAAAAGCGTTTGGTGCAGCTCAACCAAGGCAGCCGAGCGCTCGTCAGTGTCGACACCCACGACAAGATGTCGATCGTGCTCAAAGAGATCCTGCAAGACAAGATCTTCTTGAACACCGACAACGAAGTCGAACAAGTCACCGAATTGGACTTGGATGCGACCATCGCAGCGGCAGAAGCTCCCGATCTTGATGCCGCCGATCTGTAG
- a CDS encoding flavoprotein: MTDSPAIDPSSRQQDASKRILLAVGGGIAAYKSATLCSRLAQAGHRVQAAMTRSATEFLGPATLTALSGRHVAIESFDPKHPLGPHIELADGVDLMIVAPATANLIAKFAHGIADDLVSTLYLQNVAPVLVAPAMSDPMWSKPSVQRNVAQLAEDGCHLVGPESGWLSCRVRGTGRMSEPETILDRALNILASPDRRTLDDS; the protein is encoded by the coding sequence GTGACCGATTCGCCAGCAATTGATCCGTCATCTCGCCAACAGGATGCTTCCAAGCGAATCCTGTTGGCCGTTGGCGGCGGAATCGCCGCTTACAAATCTGCAACCCTCTGTAGTCGCCTGGCCCAAGCCGGCCATCGGGTTCAGGCCGCGATGACTCGCTCGGCGACAGAGTTTCTTGGCCCAGCGACCCTGACCGCACTCTCAGGTCGCCACGTCGCGATCGAATCTTTTGACCCCAAGCATCCTCTTGGGCCACATATCGAATTGGCAGATGGCGTCGATCTCATGATTGTCGCCCCCGCAACGGCAAACCTCATCGCCAAGTTTGCACACGGGATTGCCGATGACCTCGTCAGCACGCTCTACTTGCAAAACGTGGCTCCTGTGTTGGTCGCACCCGCGATGAGTGATCCGATGTGGTCAAAGCCTTCGGTCCAACGCAATGTCGCGCAGTTGGCTGAAGACGGTTGCCATCTTGTCGGGCCGGAATCGGGCTGGCTTTCCTGCCGCGTCCGTGGTACCGGACGGATGAGTGAACCGGAAACCATCCTCGACCGCGCTTTGAATATACTGGCGTCTCCGGATCGACGAACACTCGACGACAGCTAA
- a CDS encoding putative manganese-dependent inorganic diphosphatase — translation MPLFVFGHRNPDTDAICAAIAYADFLRRTTRPDAIAACCGAPNQRTEFALKKAGLSHPRIVMDVRPTVEDVCQTDVTLATCDEVFYEVYRRMDDRGLRSIPVVDRENNLSGIVTLLDLLELVLNSNVDPTTGRQVRTNLSKIVSVLGGEFQHAVEPDRDEDLIVSVGAMSAGGFTEHIKQFPAGRLIVVSGDRPTIQLPALELGVRALVVTGGYELSDGLMQLAQARGISVLRSPFDTATTTMRIKAAQLISGVVESDFMSLPARMPVADARREIFRSPQTIFPVLEDGKLVGVLSKSDLVNPPKPELVLVDHNEIGQAVAGADEANIVEVLDHHRLGGSLKSTAPIRLTMEPVGSTCTLVAKMFRQAGIDPDPSMALCMASGMISDTLFLRSPTTTSTDRDILNWLQRFCKVQLDEFANEFFSVGSALRTCTPDQVVREDCKQFEEAGQKFSISQIEEIGFDLFWQRKEELFNALESMASTQQLEFSALLVTDIASNGSLLMMSREPQGWEEINYPELEDRLYQLDGVVSRKKQLLPLISSLMESN, via the coding sequence ATGCCTCTCTTCGTCTTCGGCCATCGCAACCCAGATACCGACGCGATTTGTGCCGCGATTGCCTACGCCGATTTCCTTCGTCGCACCACCCGACCTGACGCGATCGCGGCTTGTTGTGGCGCACCAAACCAACGGACCGAATTCGCGCTCAAGAAAGCAGGGCTGTCTCATCCACGGATCGTGATGGATGTCCGCCCCACCGTCGAAGACGTTTGCCAAACTGATGTCACGCTGGCAACCTGTGACGAGGTTTTCTACGAAGTCTATCGCCGGATGGATGATCGCGGCCTGCGGAGCATTCCCGTTGTCGATCGCGAAAACAATCTCTCCGGCATCGTCACGCTTCTTGATCTGCTGGAACTGGTCCTTAACAGCAACGTCGATCCGACAACCGGTCGGCAGGTCCGAACGAACCTGTCGAAGATCGTTTCGGTGCTCGGTGGCGAGTTCCAACATGCGGTCGAACCCGATCGCGACGAAGACCTGATCGTCAGCGTCGGCGCGATGAGCGCCGGAGGCTTTACCGAACACATCAAGCAATTTCCCGCCGGCCGATTGATCGTCGTCAGCGGGGACCGCCCGACAATTCAACTTCCGGCACTGGAACTGGGCGTTCGAGCGTTGGTCGTCACAGGCGGATATGAACTCAGTGATGGCCTGATGCAACTGGCACAGGCGCGCGGAATCTCTGTCCTGCGCAGCCCCTTTGATACCGCGACAACGACCATGCGGATCAAGGCGGCTCAGCTGATTAGCGGCGTTGTTGAATCAGACTTCATGTCGCTTCCGGCGCGGATGCCTGTTGCCGACGCTCGGCGTGAGATCTTCCGCTCCCCGCAAACGATCTTTCCGGTCTTAGAAGACGGTAAGCTTGTCGGTGTGCTCAGTAAAAGTGACTTGGTTAACCCACCCAAGCCCGAACTGGTGCTGGTCGATCATAACGAAATTGGACAAGCCGTCGCCGGGGCGGATGAAGCCAACATCGTCGAAGTCCTCGACCATCACCGGCTTGGTGGTTCATTGAAATCCACCGCCCCGATCCGTTTGACAATGGAACCGGTTGGCTCGACATGCACGTTGGTTGCAAAGATGTTTCGCCAAGCCGGCATCGATCCCGACCCATCGATGGCTTTGTGCATGGCATCGGGAATGATCAGTGACACGCTGTTCTTGCGTTCGCCGACCACGACATCGACCGATCGAGACATCCTGAATTGGCTGCAGCGATTTTGCAAAGTCCAGTTGGACGAGTTTGCCAACGAGTTCTTCAGTGTCGGATCGGCACTGCGAACTTGCACCCCAGATCAAGTCGTCCGCGAAGACTGCAAACAGTTCGAAGAGGCAGGTCAGAAGTTCTCGATTTCGCAAATCGAAGAGATCGGGTTCGACCTGTTCTGGCAACGCAAAGAAGAACTGTTCAACGCACTGGAAAGCATGGCATCGACGCAGCAGTTGGAATTCAGTGCGCTGCTGGTCACCGACATCGCAAGCAACGGCAGCTTGTTGATGATGAGCCGCGAGCCGCAGGGCTGGGAAGAGATCAATTATCCCGAGCTGGAAGACCGGCTCTACCAGCTCGACGGTGTTGTCAGTCGCAAAAAGCAGCTGCTTCCGCTGATCAGCAGCTTGATGGAATCGAATTGA
- a CDS encoding SEFIR domain-containing protein, whose amino-acid sequence MSAVVELRLGDLFDGPADLIVLPCSTGGTITRFVAERLLQYSIPTPKRGMAHGETHIVPFTGAENIAQFVAFAASVDGINSSADAIEAIGTSVGEFTRANESIRNISAPLLGAGAGGLQSELVVDALTRGFRKSASDSARLVIHVLHQSVFDRLQGVESPSKVTSTPPESPQRVFISYSGTSDRHNEWVAALGTFLRANGIDARLDQWHLRKGMDLPQWMTNELELAERVVIVSDSRYRDRADKRSGGVGWETMLIQGDMAQQPPDSRKYLIVVREEQFKDGIPNYLKTKFSIHWSSTGDEGKLRDDLLKELYDVELAPPIGAPPSLYVAG is encoded by the coding sequence ATGTCAGCAGTTGTCGAACTCCGACTGGGTGATCTATTCGATGGCCCAGCCGATCTGATCGTATTACCTTGCTCCACGGGCGGCACGATTACGCGATTCGTCGCAGAACGCCTACTGCAATATTCAATCCCCACTCCAAAACGCGGTATGGCGCATGGTGAAACTCACATTGTGCCATTCACCGGCGCGGAAAACATAGCGCAGTTCGTTGCATTTGCGGCCTCGGTAGACGGCATCAACTCAAGCGCAGATGCGATTGAAGCAATCGGAACATCAGTCGGGGAATTCACGCGGGCCAATGAATCGATTCGCAACATATCCGCACCGCTTTTGGGCGCCGGTGCGGGTGGACTTCAGAGTGAATTGGTGGTTGATGCGCTGACGCGAGGATTTCGAAAATCCGCCAGCGACTCCGCGAGACTTGTTATTCATGTGCTACACCAAAGCGTGTTTGACCGCCTGCAAGGTGTCGAGTCACCATCAAAAGTGACTTCCACACCTCCTGAGTCACCACAACGAGTCTTCATTAGCTATTCAGGAACAAGCGACCGGCACAACGAATGGGTCGCAGCACTTGGGACATTCCTGCGAGCAAATGGAATTGATGCTCGCCTTGACCAATGGCATCTGCGCAAAGGAATGGACTTGCCACAGTGGATGACAAACGAACTTGAATTAGCAGAACGTGTCGTGATTGTTTCGGATTCACGATATCGCGATCGCGCGGACAAACGAAGCGGAGGAGTCGGCTGGGAAACCATGTTGATTCAAGGCGATATGGCACAACAACCGCCTGACAGCCGAAAATACTTGATCGTCGTTCGTGAGGAACAGTTTAAAGATGGGATTCCAAACTATCTCAAAACGAAATTCTCAATTCACTGGTCAAGCACTGGGGATGAAGGAAAACTTCGTGATGACCTCCTTAAAGAACTGTACGATGTAGAACTTGCACCGCCCATCGGTGCTCCACCTTCGCTCTACGTAGCTGGTTAA
- a CDS encoding SH3 domain-containing protein, which produces MSTKGANSPVIEAGRDAVIGPYTPNRPAPPDPSPHNPTHDTAPQKESVIGGRSMVSSGDNSPVVVAGRDAVINLASTKPDFITDHDGAGALLMTQPDFRAFISGALSSKNDKIIGRIVNGTPVAKIELLDGDPEQPSPPWAKVTVLDGDLKGQTGWILMTSLRVPN; this is translated from the coding sequence ATGTCTACAAAAGGCGCGAACAGCCCTGTGATCGAAGCAGGGCGTGACGCTGTCATTGGCCCCTACACTCCCAATCGCCCCGCCCCACCTGATCCGTCCCCCCACAACCCAACGCATGACACCGCACCCCAGAAGGAATCGGTCATTGGGGGGCGATCGATGGTCTCGTCTGGTGACAATAGCCCCGTGGTTGTTGCAGGTAGAGACGCAGTTATCAACCTCGCTTCAACTAAACCTGACTTCATAACGGATCACGATGGCGCTGGCGCCCTGCTAATGACCCAACCCGACTTTCGTGCTTTCATCTCAGGAGCACTGTCGAGTAAGAACGACAAAATTATCGGACGCATAGTCAATGGGACCCCTGTCGCGAAAATCGAACTCCTAGACGGTGACCCGGAGCAACCGAGTCCACCATGGGCCAAGGTTACGGTTTTAGACGGAGACCTCAAAGGACAGACAGGCTGGATACTAATGACCTCACTTCGAGTGCCCAACTGA